The following proteins are encoded in a genomic region of Salminus brasiliensis chromosome 17, fSalBra1.hap2, whole genome shotgun sequence:
- the tlnrd1 gene encoding talin rod domain-containing protein 1 has translation MASSGSGKSDTEVSTNILSGSLQQRKRLSSICDSCKGKMQLVADLLLLSSETRPVVTADGQQVAETFDKCRDTVIARTKELSIITHDIQSQLNMGKFLEVGDRLVEMGDLVVSLTEFSAHAAYLAAVETPGSQPAVPGLVDRYKVTRCRHEVEQTCSVLRLTPLADLTPQLLLEVSQNILRNLTTLTDASSLASEKSKDRFAKEQFKASVKCMSTSATALLACVREVKTCPSELSRNRCVLFSGPLVQAVHALVGFATEPQFLGKPAALNPEGKAVQTAVLGGAMSVVSACVLLTQGLRDISQHPENSAQMPGYRERLRNSACAVSDGCTLLSQALRERSSPRTLPPVNSHSVN, from the coding sequence ATGGCTAGTAGTGGCTCGGGGAAGTCAGATACTGAGGTTTCCACCAACATCCTGAGCGGCAGCTTGCAGCAAAGGAAAAGACTCTCCTCCATCTGCGACTCCTGCAAGGGCAAGATGCAGCTGGTGGCCGACCTGCTCCTTCTGTCCAGCGAGACCCGGCCGGTGGTGACCGCCGACGGCCAGCAGGTGGCGGAGACTTTCGACAAGTGCCGGGACACGGTGATCGCCAGGACGAAGGAGCTGTCCATCATCACTCACGACATCCAGAGCCAGCTCAACATGGGCAAGTTCCTGGAGGTTGGAGACCGCCTGGTGGAGATGGGCGACCTGGTGGTGTCTCTGACCGAGTTCTCGGCCCACGCGGCGTACTTGGCCGCCGTGGAGACCCCGGGCTCGCAGCCGGCCGTGCCCGGCCTGGTGGACCGCTACAAAGTGACCCGCTGCCGGCACGAGGTGGAGCAGACGTGCAGCGTCCTCCGGCTGACGCCTCTGGCCGACCTGACCCCGCAGCTTCTCCTGGAGGTGTCGCAGAACATCCTGAGGAACCTCACCACCCTCACGGATGCGTCGTCTCTGGCCAGTGAAAAATCCAAGGACCGATTCGCCAAGGAGCAGTTCAAAGCCAGCGTCAAGTGCATGAGCACCAGCGCCACGGCCTTGCTAGCCTgcgtgagagaggtgaagaccTGCCCGAGCGAGCTGTCGCGGAACCGCTGCGTCCTTTTCAGCGGCCCGCTGGTGCAGGCCGTCCACGCGCTGGTGGGATTCGCGACGGAGCCGCAGTTCCTGGGCAAGCCGGCCGCCCTCAACCCGGAAGGCAAGGCCGTGCAGACGGCCGTGCTGGGGGGCGCGATGAGCGTGGTCTCGGCCTGCGTCCTCCTCACACAAGGCCTCAGGGATATATCCCAGCACCCCGAAAACAGTGCCCAAATGCCGGGGTACCGGGAACGCCTACGGAACTCGGCCTGCGCCGTCTCCGACGGATGCACGCTGCTTTCGCAAGCGCTAAGGGAACGCTCCTCACCCAGAACTCTACCGCCAGTCAACTCTCATTCTGTGAATTAA